The following coding sequences lie in one Silene latifolia isolate original U9 population chromosome 5, ASM4854445v1, whole genome shotgun sequence genomic window:
- the LOC141655509 gene encoding uncharacterized protein LOC141655509, translating into MGLLDDDREYVDAFIEVSSWGSAHYMRKRFATLLLAGVMYRPEIVLEATWNYLSEDILHHQRRFHQNQDLQLNDDQLKNFTLAEIEKILQKNRSSLAKHPNMPLDDDELINDGRNRLLQSERNYDRLALSHEHDVLLGKMTTEQKGEIVLPAASSGIASLLLPGGKTAHSMFRIPLTPTESSTCDIRPGTELAELLRQTKLIIWDEAPMLNPFCFEALDRTLRDILRSPTKPFGGKVIVFGGDFRQILPVIPKGSRQDIVLSAINASYLWSFCKVLKLTKNMRLLSSNTDVDLAKVKEFSDWILKLGDGLLGDPNDAEATIEIPEEILIREADNPIAAIVESTYPSADQNVWNANYFQERAILAPTHETVYMVNDYLLTKVQGEEKVYLSSDSICRSEILDAFDESAYSTEFLNSIRCPGLPNHELKLKIGVPVMLPRNLDQAGGLCNGTRLVITKLGERVIEGEIISGRNIGHKVAIARMTLSPSDTTQIHVKLRRKQFPIVVSFAMTINKSQGQSLSRVGLFLPKPVFSHGQLLGQAFVRLTWSLKSELRITSSCTKPTVIG; encoded by the exons ATGGGTTTGCTAGATGACGACCGAGAGTACGTTGATGCATTTATTGAAGTAAGTTCATGGGGTTCGGCTCATTACATGAGAAAACGTTTCGCTACGCTACTTTTGGCGGGAGTTATGTACAGGCCAGAAATAGTATTGGAGGCAACATGGAATTATCTTTCGGAAGATATTCTACACCATCAAAGGCGCTTTCATCAAAATCAAG ATTTACAGCTTAATGACGACCAACTAAAAAACTTCACATTAGCCGAGATTGAAAAGATACTTCAGAAGAACCGAAGTAGTCTGGCAAAGCACCCAAATATGCCACTGGATGATGACGAGCTTATAAATGACGGACGAAACAGGCTTCTGCAATCAGAACGCAATTACGATCGTCTTGCATTAAGTCATGAGCATGACGTTCTTTTGGGAAAGATGACCACAGAACAAAAAG GTGAAATTGTACTACCAGCCGCATCAAGTGGTATTGCATCACTACTTCTACCAGGAGGAAAGACTGCACATTCTATGTTTCGTATACCTTTGACTCCTACAGAAAGTTCCACATGTGACATCAGACCCGGAACCGAATTAGCCGAGTTATTACGTCAGACAAAGCTAATTATTTGGGATGAAGCTCCTATGCTAAACCCTTTTTGCTTTGAAGCATTGGATAGAACCTTGCGGGATATCCTCCGATCACCCACCAAGCCATTTGGCGGAAAGGTCATAGTATTTGGCGGTGACTTTCGGCAAATCCTTCCGGTAATTCCTAAAGGTAGCAGGCAAGACATTGTTCTATCGGCAATCAATGCGTCGTACCTATGGAGCTTTTGCAAAGTTCTGAAGTTAACAAAAAATATGAGGCTATTATCTAGCAATACAGACGTTGATTTAGCTAAAGTTAAAGAATTCTCAGATTGGATTTTAAAGCTAGGCGATGGTTTACTTGGTGATCCTAATGATGCGGAAGCGACCATAGAAATACCAGAGGAAATACTTATTCGAGAGGCCGACAACCCAATTGCAGCCATCGTCGAAAGTACATATCCGTCGGCTGATCAAAATGTATGGAATGCTAATTACTTTCAAGAACGAGCTATTCTTGCACCAACTCATGAAACGGTTTATATGGTAAACGATTATCTCCTTACAAAAGTCCAAGGTGAGGAGAAGGTTTACTTGAGTTCTGATAGTATTTGCAGGTCCGAAATATTGGATGCTTTTGATGAGAGCGCATATTCAACTGAATTCTTGAATAGTATAAGGTGCCCAGGCTTACCTAATCATGAACTAAAACTCAAGATTGGGGTTCCAGTAATGCTTCCAAGAAACCTAGATCAAGCGGGTGGGTTATGTAATGGTACAAGACTGGTGATTACAAAGCTTGGTGAACGTGTAATTGAGGGAGAAATTATATCTGGTAGAAATATTGGCCACAAGGTCGCCATTGCTCGAATGACACTCAGCCCATCCGATACTACTCAAATTCATGTCAAGCTCAGGCGAAAGCAATTCCCAATTGTAGTATCTTTCGCAATGACAATAAACAAAAGTCAAGGGCAATCATTGTCGCGTGTCGGACTATTTCTACCTAAGCCAGTTTTCAGCCACGGACAATT ATTGGGCCAAGCTTTTGTACGGCTGACATGGAGTTTGAAGTCCGAATTACGAATTACATCTTCCTGCACCAAACCAACTGTGATTGGTTAA